The uncultured Cohaesibacter sp. genome window below encodes:
- a CDS encoding TIM-barrel domain-containing protein yields MYQLKKWTLKSQTATGVILEVEGRHSLQIDILEDRMARVQLLKDGSYRLDRSWTVAPNGNAPLEGRNRASLEGFSCPSFTTDQSNETVTLATDLLKVTVRKPLGLVWFGRASTSDDWQQIAEDRPTGAYMLGRKDHAHSHFLRRAKTDKFYGLGEKSGELERSGRRFEMRNLDAMGYNASSTDPLYKHVPFTITRLESGLSYSLFYDNLAPCWFDLGNELDNYHQPFRSYRAEDGDLDYYFTLGPTILDLSKAHTQLTGGTAFLPRWSLGYSGSTMSYTDAPNAQEQLHGFVRLIQQHDIPCDSFQLSSGYTSIGPKRYVFNWNTKKVPDAKGMAKVFADAGLELIANIKPCLLQDHPRYGEVDHLGLFVKDSETGLAERSVFWDDEGSHLDFTNPDTQKWWRDNVKTALLEYGINSTWNDNNEYEIWDRQARCEGFGDPIEIDLIRPVQPLLMTRASNDAQVDFAPEKRPYLISRSGCPGIQRYAQTWSGDNRTNWNSLKYNIRMGLGMSLSGLYNVGHDVGGFSGDRPDPELFVRWVQNGIFHPRFTIHSWNDDQTVNEPWMYPEVTAHIRNAINLRYTLLPYLYTLLHDAVVKDEPMIRPTFLDHEHDARCYEPTDDFFLGRDLLVANVVEEGAKTRTIYLPDNGVGYYDFWSGEYFHGGQEVTVPVALGSIPLFVKAGTVLTLSPGVKRSGAVAGQRRQIVVYPLPGQGSCSFEAEVYEDAVDNVDALSGNHRLTKFTVTQTATTLDIDWNHDGQFDPALEGCKVSVATRDARLLTVCGQHYETGTLLPF; encoded by the coding sequence ATGTATCAGCTGAAAAAATGGACCCTCAAGAGCCAGACGGCCACAGGTGTCATTCTTGAAGTGGAAGGGCGACACAGTCTCCAGATCGATATTCTGGAAGACCGCATGGCGCGCGTTCAGCTTCTCAAGGACGGCAGCTATCGCCTCGATCGCAGCTGGACGGTCGCTCCGAACGGAAATGCCCCGCTGGAAGGCCGCAATCGCGCCTCGCTGGAAGGCTTTTCCTGCCCCTCCTTCACCACCGACCAGTCGAATGAGACCGTTACGCTTGCCACCGATCTGCTGAAGGTCACCGTGCGCAAGCCGCTTGGCCTTGTCTGGTTCGGCCGCGCCAGCACCAGCGACGACTGGCAGCAGATAGCCGAAGACCGCCCGACCGGCGCCTACATGCTGGGCCGCAAGGATCATGCCCACAGCCACTTCCTGCGCCGCGCCAAGACGGACAAATTCTACGGCCTTGGCGAGAAGTCGGGCGAGCTGGAACGCTCCGGCCGCCGCTTTGAAATGCGCAATCTGGATGCCATGGGCTACAACGCCAGCTCCACGGATCCGCTATACAAGCATGTGCCGTTCACCATCACACGGCTTGAAAGCGGCCTGTCCTATTCGCTGTTCTATGACAACCTCGCCCCCTGCTGGTTCGATCTGGGCAACGAGCTGGACAACTATCATCAGCCGTTCCGCTCCTACCGCGCCGAAGACGGGGATCTCGATTACTACTTCACGCTCGGCCCGACCATTCTGGACCTGAGCAAGGCGCACACGCAGCTGACGGGCGGCACCGCCTTTCTGCCACGCTGGTCGCTGGGCTATTCCGGTTCGACCATGTCCTACACCGATGCACCGAATGCGCAGGAGCAGCTGCACGGCTTCGTCCGCCTGATCCAGCAGCATGACATCCCGTGCGACAGCTTCCAGCTCTCTTCAGGCTATACCTCCATTGGTCCGAAACGCTATGTGTTCAACTGGAACACCAAGAAGGTGCCTGATGCAAAGGGCATGGCCAAGGTGTTCGCCGACGCCGGTCTCGAGCTGATTGCCAACATCAAACCCTGCCTCTTGCAGGACCATCCGCGTTATGGCGAGGTTGACCATCTCGGCCTGTTCGTCAAGGACAGCGAAACCGGCCTGGCCGAACGCTCCGTCTTCTGGGACGACGAAGGCAGCCATCTGGACTTCACCAATCCGGACACCCAGAAATGGTGGCGCGACAATGTCAAGACCGCCCTTCTGGAATATGGCATCAACAGCACCTGGAACGACAACAACGAATATGAGATCTGGGACCGCCAGGCTCGCTGTGAAGGTTTCGGCGATCCGATCGAGATCGACCTCATCCGCCCGGTCCAGCCGCTGCTGATGACCCGCGCCTCCAACGACGCACAGGTGGATTTCGCACCGGAAAAGCGCCCGTATCTGATCTCCCGTTCCGGCTGCCCGGGCATCCAGCGCTATGCCCAGACCTGGTCCGGTGACAACCGCACCAACTGGAACAGCCTCAAATACAACATCCGCATGGGTCTCGGCATGAGCCTGTCGGGCCTTTACAACGTCGGCCACGACGTCGGCGGCTTCTCGGGCGACCGCCCGGATCCGGAACTGTTCGTGCGCTGGGTCCAGAACGGTATCTTCCACCCGCGCTTCACCATTCACAGCTGGAACGATGACCAGACGGTCAACGAGCCGTGGATGTATCCGGAAGTGACGGCCCACATCCGCAACGCCATCAACCTGCGTTACACACTGCTGCCGTATCTCTACACCCTGCTCCATGATGCCGTGGTCAAGGACGAGCCGATGATCCGGCCGACCTTCCTCGACCATGAACATGACGCGCGCTGCTACGAGCCGACCGATGACTTCTTCCTCGGCCGCGACCTGCTGGTGGCCAACGTGGTGGAAGAAGGAGCCAAGACGCGCACCATCTATCTGCCGGACAATGGCGTGGGCTACTATGACTTCTGGTCCGGGGAATATTTCCATGGCGGTCAGGAAGTCACCGTACCGGTGGCGCTGGGCTCCATTCCGCTGTTCGTCAAGGCAGGCACGGTGCTGACCCTGTCACCAGGTGTCAAGCGTTCCGGTGCCGTTGCCGGCCAGCGTCGCCAGATCGTCGTCTATCCGCTTCCCGGACAGGGCAGCTGCTCGTTCGAGGCTGAAGTGTATGAAGACGCTGTCGACAATGTGGACGCTCTTTCGGGCAACCATCGCCTGACCAAGTTCACGGTCACGCAGACCGCAACCACCCTTGATATCGACTGGAACCATGACGGCCAGTTCGACCCGGCCCTTGAAGGCTGCAAGGTCAGTGTTGCGACCCGCGATGCCCGCCTGTTGACCGTTTGCGGCCAACATTACGAAACCGGCACTCTGTTGCCATTCTGA
- a CDS encoding glycoside hydrolase family 2 TIM barrel-domain containing protein, with product MVLERSELAENALQCLHDEAYDAPYNLQNLNHETLLFVGGRTAENLDGAWNFCVDLLDTGLRQKWFEMTPADPEERIEPYDYDPYMGEQVVIPSNWQMLKEKWYFFEGSAWYTRPLDVEALKADERKFLRIGAAQYDCKVFLNGEFLGNHYGGSTPFCVELTGKLREGRNWLMFCVNNTRTTDRVPMRNTDWFNYGGVYREVELYTTPKTVIRDLFVRLVPDGTYSAIAIDATLDGPDALGAQIEIQIPDLGINTVIASSQDGLASAEIKVSPELWSPSNPRLYDVIARLGDDEVRDRVGFRQIEQIGAGLFLNGKPLFLRGISVHEDDMEKGKVTSEEDLRRRFGHARDLNCNFLRLAHYPHHEKAARMADELGFLLWEEIPVYWAIDFENPATFRDAQNQLIELIKRDRNRASVIIWSVGNENPDTDARLDFMRRLAETAKQYDPTRLTSAACLINHAKKKIEDRLSNFIDVIGINEYYGWYEENFEDLVEIGVNSSPDKPVVISETGADADISATGPARGLFSEAYQTEVYEKQIATLRALDYVKGISPWILYDFRVERRQNIFQQGRNKKGLIAGDKATKKEAFHKLSAFYAEKREEGEQ from the coding sequence ATGGTTCTCGAGCGCTCTGAATTGGCGGAAAACGCCCTGCAGTGTCTTCATGACGAAGCTTATGATGCCCCTTACAATCTGCAGAATCTCAATCATGAAACGCTGCTGTTTGTTGGCGGTCGCACGGCAGAAAATCTTGATGGTGCCTGGAATTTCTGTGTTGATCTGCTCGATACCGGCCTCAGACAGAAATGGTTCGAGATGACACCGGCCGATCCGGAAGAGCGCATCGAACCTTATGATTATGACCCCTATATGGGCGAACAGGTCGTTATTCCGTCCAACTGGCAGATGCTCAAGGAAAAATGGTATTTCTTTGAAGGCAGCGCCTGGTACACCCGTCCTCTCGATGTGGAGGCCCTCAAGGCTGACGAACGCAAGTTCCTGCGGATCGGCGCTGCGCAGTATGACTGCAAGGTCTTCCTCAACGGCGAATTTCTTGGCAACCATTATGGCGGCTCCACGCCCTTCTGCGTCGAGCTGACTGGCAAGCTCCGTGAAGGCCGGAACTGGCTGATGTTCTGCGTCAACAACACCCGCACGACCGATCGGGTGCCGATGCGCAACACCGACTGGTTCAATTATGGCGGCGTCTACCGCGAGGTCGAGCTTTACACGACCCCCAAAACAGTCATTCGTGATCTCTTTGTGAGACTGGTGCCGGATGGGACCTATAGCGCCATCGCTATTGATGCGACGCTGGACGGTCCTGACGCACTGGGTGCTCAGATCGAAATCCAGATCCCGGATCTCGGCATCAATACAGTCATCGCGTCCTCCCAAGATGGCCTGGCGTCAGCCGAGATCAAAGTCAGCCCGGAACTGTGGTCCCCCTCCAATCCGCGCCTTTATGATGTTATTGCTCGCCTCGGCGACGATGAAGTGCGCGACCGGGTTGGCTTTCGCCAGATTGAACAGATCGGAGCCGGTCTGTTCCTCAACGGAAAGCCTCTGTTTCTCAGAGGGATTTCCGTCCATGAAGACGACATGGAAAAGGGCAAGGTGACGAGCGAGGAAGACCTGCGCCGCCGCTTTGGCCATGCCCGTGATCTCAACTGCAACTTCCTGCGCCTGGCCCACTATCCGCATCATGAAAAAGCTGCGCGGATGGCCGACGAACTGGGCTTCCTGCTTTGGGAAGAAATTCCGGTCTACTGGGCGATCGATTTTGAAAATCCGGCAACCTTCCGCGACGCGCAAAACCAGCTGATCGAGCTGATCAAGCGTGACCGCAACCGCGCCAGTGTCATCATCTGGTCAGTCGGCAACGAGAATCCGGATACCGACGCCCGGCTCGACTTCATGCGCCGACTGGCAGAGACGGCCAAGCAGTATGATCCTACACGTTTGACGTCTGCGGCCTGTCTTATCAACCACGCCAAGAAAAAGATCGAAGATCGTCTGTCGAATTTCATCGACGTGATCGGAATCAATGAATATTACGGTTGGTACGAAGAAAATTTCGAGGATCTCGTTGAAATCGGGGTGAATTCCTCGCCGGACAAGCCGGTTGTCATTTCCGAAACGGGAGCCGACGCCGACATCAGTGCCACGGGTCCGGCCAGAGGCCTTTTCAGTGAGGCCTATCAGACCGAGGTCTATGAGAAGCAGATCGCGACCTTGCGTGCGCTGGACTATGTAAAGGGCATCTCTCCCTGGATTCTTTATGATTTCCGGGTGGAGCGACGCCAGAACATCTTCCAACAGGGGCGCAACAAGAAGGGCCTTATCGCCGGCGACAAGGCAACGAAAAAGGAAGCCTTTCACAAGCTTTCGGCATTCTATGCAGAGAAACGCGAGGAAGGCGAGCAATAG
- a CDS encoding TRAP transporter substrate-binding protein produces the protein MTRKLSIISAVVGAAFALSATAASALTLKISHNNPEDHPVHKSMEFFADRVKELTNGDVKIRVYANAQLGTQRESMELVQNGTLAMAKSNASELEAFEESYSALNLPYLFTSEDHFFKSLGGEIGDDILMSSKDKGFIGLTYYYEGARSFYANKPINTPADLKGMKIRVQPSPSAIRMVELLGGNPTPITWGELYSALKQGVVDGAENNPTAMTTARHGEVSKFFSLDEHTMIPSVLVMSTKKWDALSEDQQKAIKQAAHESMDYHRQLWNEIVTTEIEKAKSELGVEFVQVDKAPFIEAVMPMHEELAAKSARLADLIERIKAVK, from the coding sequence ATGACTCGTAAGCTTTCCATTATCAGTGCTGTTGTCGGCGCGGCTTTCGCACTGTCTGCAACTGCAGCAAGTGCTCTGACTTTGAAAATCAGCCACAACAACCCGGAAGATCATCCTGTTCACAAATCCATGGAGTTCTTCGCGGATCGCGTTAAGGAACTGACCAATGGCGATGTGAAGATTCGTGTTTACGCCAACGCCCAGCTTGGCACCCAGCGCGAGTCCATGGAGCTGGTTCAGAATGGCACCCTTGCCATGGCAAAATCCAACGCTTCCGAGCTTGAAGCGTTCGAGGAATCCTACAGCGCGCTGAACCTGCCTTATCTGTTCACCTCCGAAGATCACTTCTTCAAATCCCTCGGTGGCGAAATCGGCGATGACATCCTGATGTCTTCCAAGGACAAAGGCTTCATCGGTCTGACCTACTATTATGAAGGCGCTCGCTCCTTCTATGCCAACAAGCCGATCAATACACCGGCTGACCTGAAAGGCATGAAGATCCGCGTGCAGCCGTCTCCTTCGGCCATCCGCATGGTTGAGCTGCTTGGCGGCAACCCGACCCCGATCACCTGGGGTGAGCTCTACAGCGCTCTCAAACAGGGTGTTGTCGATGGCGCAGAAAACAACCCGACTGCCATGACCACGGCTCGTCACGGTGAAGTGTCCAAGTTCTTCTCTTTGGATGAACACACCATGATCCCGTCCGTTCTGGTGATGTCGACCAAGAAATGGGATGCCCTGTCCGAAGATCAGCAGAAAGCCATCAAGCAGGCTGCCCATGAATCCATGGACTACCATCGTCAGCTGTGGAACGAAATCGTGACCACGGAAATCGAAAAAGCCAAGTCTGAACTGGGCGTTGAATTTGTTCAGGTCGACAAGGCTCCGTTCATCGAGGCTGTCATGCCGATGCATGAAGAGCTGGCTGCCAAGTCTGCTCGTCTGGCTGACCTGATCGAACGCATCAAGGCTGTCAAATAA
- the uxaC gene encoding glucuronate isomerase, translating into MQPFLGPDFLLDTAAARHLYHDVAEHLPIVDYHNHLIPEQIANDRKWETIGEVWLAGDHYKWRAMRWAGVPEEKVSGAASFREKFDAFAQVMPKCFGNPLYHWTHLELQRAFGITECLSPKTADAIWEKANGMLAEDSHSARGLLRQFKVEFVGTTDAPCDDLAFHKQMTADASLDDMIVAPSFRPDAAYKIDLPGFAGFLDDLAKVVGYSVDSYTSLIKALIERLDHFVAHGCKATDHGIEILRYAKPVDAATLDAIIARRLTGGTLSELEIAQFQTTMFVDLSKAYYDRKLVMQLHIGAVRNNNHRLFQSIGADVGGDSINDRPIAVELNGLLGEMDRDGHLPKTILYHLNSAFNEVIVSTAGNFQDGEIAGKVQAGSGWWFNDQLDGMERQMTHLSQMGLFSHFIGMLTDSRSFLSFPRHEYFRRLVCQMVGRWVETGYVPNDPELLDKMVRDVCYQNAANWFLPSK; encoded by the coding sequence ATGCAACCATTTCTGGGTCCAGATTTCCTGCTCGATACCGCAGCCGCCCGTCACCTCTATCATGACGTCGCGGAACACCTGCCGATCGTCGACTATCACAACCATCTCATTCCCGAACAGATCGCCAATGACAGGAAATGGGAAACCATCGGCGAAGTCTGGCTGGCGGGCGACCACTATAAATGGCGCGCCATGCGCTGGGCCGGTGTTCCGGAAGAAAAGGTCTCGGGTGCAGCTTCCTTCAGGGAAAAGTTCGATGCCTTTGCCCAGGTGATGCCGAAATGCTTCGGCAATCCGCTCTATCACTGGACCCATCTGGAACTGCAGCGGGCGTTCGGCATCACGGAATGCCTTTCGCCGAAAACCGCCGATGCGATCTGGGAGAAGGCCAATGGCATGCTGGCTGAAGACAGCCACTCCGCCCGGGGCCTGCTGCGCCAGTTCAAGGTCGAGTTTGTAGGCACCACCGACGCGCCATGCGACGATCTGGCCTTCCACAAGCAGATGACAGCAGATGCCAGCCTTGACGACATGATCGTTGCCCCGAGCTTCCGCCCGGATGCCGCCTACAAGATCGACCTGCCTGGCTTTGCCGGTTTTCTCGATGATCTGGCCAAGGTGGTCGGTTATTCCGTCGACAGCTATACCTCGCTGATCAAGGCTCTTATCGAGCGCCTCGACCATTTTGTGGCGCACGGCTGCAAGGCAACCGACCACGGCATCGAAATCCTGCGCTATGCCAAGCCGGTCGATGCAGCAACCCTTGACGCCATTATCGCCAGGCGCCTGACCGGTGGAACGCTCTCCGAGCTAGAGATCGCTCAGTTCCAGACCACCATGTTCGTAGACCTGTCCAAGGCCTATTACGACCGCAAACTGGTCATGCAGCTGCATATCGGTGCCGTGCGCAACAACAACCATCGCCTGTTCCAGTCCATCGGAGCCGATGTTGGCGGCGATTCCATCAATGATCGTCCGATCGCCGTCGAACTCAATGGCCTGCTGGGCGAAATGGATCGGGATGGCCACCTGCCCAAGACCATTCTCTACCACCTCAATTCGGCCTTCAACGAAGTGATCGTCTCCACGGCAGGCAACTTCCAGGATGGCGAAATTGCCGGCAAGGTGCAGGCAGGCTCTGGCTGGTGGTTCAACGACCAGCTCGATGGCATGGAGCGCCAGATGACCCATCTTTCGCAGATGGGCCTGTTCTCGCACTTCATCGGCATGCTGACCGACAGCCGCTCCTTCCTGTCCTTCCCGCGGCATGAGTATTTCCGCCGTCTGGTCTGCCAGATGGTCGGCCGCTGGGTCGAAACCGGCTATGTGCCCAATGATCCGGAGCTGCTGGACAAGATGGTCCGCGATGTCTGCTATCAGAACGCGGCAAACTGGTTCCTGCCCAGTAAGTAA
- a CDS encoding TRAP transporter large permease, with amino-acid sequence MEWQATITLFSIFIVLMAFSVPISFAIGIATMFTFMVINMSFDQAIFIVAQQMASGLDSFTLLAIPFFILAGNIMNRGGIAMRLIEFAKILGGRLPGSLAHCNVLANMMFGAISGSAVASAAAVGGVMSPLQKKEGYDPAYSAAVNIASCPTGLLIPPSTTFIVYSLITGGTSIAALFVAGYLPGILMGLGLMVVAGIIAKRRGYGVAERPTRSEMCQKTKAAILPLGLIIIIMGGIIGGIFTATEASAVAVVYTLFLALVWYREITVRDLPKIILESAVTTSIVLLMIGCSIGMSKAMAFSDIPFYISDALLSISDNPYVILLVMNIALLIIGTFMDMTPALLIFTPIFLPVVEDLGMDPVHFGVMMTFNLCIGICTPPVGSALFIGCSVGKVAISKVLKPMLPFYGVLVVLLLAVTYIPEISLVLPRFFLGYGG; translated from the coding sequence ATGGAATGGCAAGCAACTATCACGCTGTTTTCGATCTTCATCGTCCTGATGGCATTCAGCGTTCCAATTTCCTTCGCAATCGGCATCGCGACCATGTTCACCTTCATGGTGATCAACATGTCGTTCGATCAGGCGATCTTCATCGTCGCCCAGCAGATGGCATCCGGTCTCGACAGCTTCACGCTGCTGGCGATCCCCTTCTTCATTCTGGCAGGCAACATCATGAACCGTGGCGGTATCGCCATGCGCCTCATCGAGTTTGCCAAGATCCTCGGCGGCCGTCTGCCGGGCTCGCTGGCCCACTGCAACGTGCTGGCCAACATGATGTTCGGCGCCATTTCCGGCTCTGCCGTGGCCTCCGCCGCTGCAGTTGGTGGCGTGATGTCGCCGCTGCAGAAGAAAGAGGGCTATGATCCGGCCTACTCCGCAGCCGTCAACATCGCCTCCTGCCCGACCGGCCTTCTGATCCCGCCGTCGACCACCTTCATCGTCTACTCGCTCATCACCGGCGGCACCTCGATTGCAGCGCTGTTCGTGGCCGGTTACCTGCCGGGCATCCTGATGGGCCTGGGTCTGATGGTCGTTGCCGGCATCATCGCCAAGAGGCGCGGCTATGGCGTTGCCGAACGGCCGACCCGCTCGGAAATGTGCCAGAAGACCAAGGCAGCCATCCTGCCGCTGGGCCTTATCATCATCATCATGGGCGGCATCATCGGCGGCATTTTCACCGCGACAGAAGCCTCTGCCGTGGCGGTTGTCTACACCCTGTTCCTGGCACTCGTCTGGTATCGTGAAATCACGGTTCGCGACCTGCCAAAGATCATTCTGGAATCTGCGGTTACCACCTCCATCGTGCTGCTGATGATCGGCTGTTCGATCGGCATGTCCAAGGCCATGGCCTTCTCGGACATTCCTTTCTACATCTCCGATGCCCTGCTTTCGATCTCCGATAACCCGTATGTCATCCTTCTGGTCATGAACATTGCCCTGCTGATCATCGGCACCTTCATGGACATGACCCCGGCGCTCCTCATCTTCACCCCGATCTTCCTGCCAGTGGTTGAGGATCTGGGCATGGATCCGGTGCATTTCGGTGTTATGATGACCTTCAACCTCTGCATCGGCATCTGCACGCCACCGGTTGGTTCAGCCCTGTTCATCGGCTGCTCCGTCGGCAAGGTGGCCATCTCCAAGGTGCTCAAGCCGATGCTGCCATTCTATGGCGTACTGGTCGTGCTGCTGCTCGCCGTCACCTACATTCCAGAGATCTCTCTGGTTCTGCCCCGCTTCTTCCTGGGCTACGGCGGCTAA
- a CDS encoding fructuronate reductase translates to MTISDLLNAPGNPQLPDYDRKGLRPRLIHLGFGAFARAHWMSYHQDFLLKHPASDWGVVVSDILFGADRFGQLEENDHLYSVLEHGDAGSNLRIIGSIVKTAHPERGGMDAFFAPFLEKDVAIVSMTITEKGYCLAGGKLDESNPAIKHDLEHPHAPKSAIGALVEALRRRRDAGLDGFTILSLDNLPSNGKLCQLAVTSFVEKLDAELAKWIKANVTFPCSMVDRIVPALTDESRALIKETLGGMEDPNGIVCEPFRQWVIEDNFVKGRPAWEEVGAQFVPDVEPFEEMKLRTLNGAHSFLAYLGYLGGYETIDACMGDESYRKAAHTLMVREQQPTLHVPGDVDLHAYADALIARFSNSQLKHKTAQIASDGSQKLPQRMLASISWHIDHGSDWSLLALGVAGWLRFMTGTDEKGQPTPINDPLADQIAQKALQLPNWEAYINGVLQMDAIFPAKLASNPAFVTRIKATYSTLAQTGAKATVAAAIA, encoded by the coding sequence ATGACCATTTCCGATTTGCTCAACGCTCCGGGCAACCCGCAACTGCCCGACTATGACCGCAAGGGTCTGCGTCCGCGCCTCATCCATCTGGGCTTTGGCGCTTTCGCCCGCGCCCACTGGATGAGCTACCATCAGGACTTCCTGCTGAAGCATCCGGCCAGTGACTGGGGTGTCGTTGTCAGCGACATCCTGTTCGGGGCCGACCGTTTCGGACAGCTGGAAGAGAATGACCATCTTTACAGCGTTCTGGAACACGGCGACGCCGGCTCGAACCTGCGCATCATCGGCTCCATCGTCAAGACTGCCCATCCCGAGCGCGGGGGCATGGACGCCTTCTTTGCACCGTTCCTCGAAAAGGACGTGGCCATTGTTTCCATGACCATCACGGAAAAGGGCTACTGCCTGGCTGGTGGCAAGCTGGACGAAAGCAACCCGGCGATCAAACACGACCTCGAACACCCGCACGCACCGAAATCGGCCATTGGCGCTCTGGTGGAAGCCCTGCGTCGTCGTCGTGATGCCGGTCTTGACGGGTTCACCATTCTCAGCCTCGACAACCTGCCTTCCAACGGCAAGCTGTGCCAGTTGGCGGTGACCAGCTTTGTCGAGAAGCTCGACGCCGAACTGGCCAAGTGGATCAAGGCGAACGTAACCTTCCCTTGCTCCATGGTCGACCGGATCGTTCCGGCCCTCACTGACGAGAGCCGCGCCCTGATCAAGGAAACCCTCGGCGGCATGGAAGATCCGAACGGCATCGTCTGCGAACCATTCCGCCAGTGGGTGATCGAAGACAATTTCGTCAAGGGCCGTCCGGCTTGGGAAGAAGTCGGCGCACAGTTCGTACCTGACGTCGAACCTTTCGAGGAAATGAAACTGCGTACCCTCAACGGCGCCCATTCGTTCCTCGCCTACCTTGGCTATCTGGGCGGCTATGAAACCATCGACGCCTGCATGGGCGACGAGAGCTACAGGAAGGCCGCACACACCCTGATGGTCAGGGAACAGCAGCCGACGCTTCATGTTCCCGGCGATGTGGATCTGCACGCCTATGCCGACGCCCTGATCGCCCGCTTCTCCAACAGCCAGCTCAAGCACAAGACCGCGCAGATCGCCTCTGATGGCAGCCAGAAACTGCCACAGCGCATGCTGGCCTCCATCAGCTGGCACATCGATCACGGCTCCGACTGGTCGCTGCTGGCGCTAGGCGTTGCCGGATGGCTGCGCTTCATGACCGGTACCGACGAGAAGGGTCAGCCAACCCCTATCAACGACCCGCTGGCCGACCAGATTGCCCAGAAGGCGCTGCAGTTGCCAAACTGGGAAGCCTACATCAACGGTGTTCTGCAGATGGATGCCATCTTCCCGGCAAAGCTGGCCTCCAACCCGGCTTTCGTAACACGCATCAAGGCAACCTATTCGACCCTCGCCCAGACCGGCGCGAAGGCGACTGTTGCCGCTGCGATTGCTTGA
- a CDS encoding TRAP transporter small permease produces the protein MKQAVRLVNAVLGTLTVLVFTILVVCVVWQVVSRFILGTPSTTTDEIARFLFMWVAFVGAAYTLGLKRHLAIDIVTLIIDGPAVRYIRVLVLLIVAAFAGVVMLYGGLELMFKTLESGQMTPALRLPMGYVYGAIPFSGAMMLFYCAALIVELFDPESEAENEEASTPTAPAEQD, from the coding sequence ATGAAACAAGCTGTTCGCCTGGTAAACGCGGTTCTGGGAACCCTGACCGTCCTGGTCTTTACCATCCTTGTCGTCTGCGTTGTCTGGCAGGTGGTCTCACGTTTCATTCTTGGAACACCGAGCACCACCACCGACGAGATCGCCCGCTTCCTGTTCATGTGGGTCGCCTTTGTGGGGGCCGCTTACACATTGGGTCTCAAGCGCCATCTGGCAATCGACATCGTCACGCTGATCATCGACGGACCGGCGGTCCGCTACATTCGCGTCCTCGTCCTCCTGATCGTTGCCGCCTTTGCCGGTGTGGTCATGCTGTACGGCGGTCTCGAGCTGATGTTCAAGACGCTCGAATCCGGCCAGATGACCCCGGCCCTTCGCCTGCCAATGGGATATGTCTATGGTGCCATCCCCTTCTCGGGAGCCATGATGCTTTTCTATTGTGCGGCACTGATCGTTGAACTGTTCGATCCGGAAAGCGAAGCCGAAAATGAAGAGGCTTCCACCCCGACAGCTCCGGCGGAACAAGACTAA
- the eda gene encoding bifunctional 4-hydroxy-2-oxoglutarate aldolase/2-dehydro-3-deoxy-phosphogluconate aldolase: MHPKVSPLLSGNKVIPVLVIENPDDAQPLAQCLVDNGLPVLEVTLRSDAAFKAIENIATRVEGAVIGVGSILTEMQLNSAQSAGGWFGDSPGVSERLMRALELSDWPFLPGAGSLSEIMTLREAGFFEQKLFPAEVSGGVSMLKSIIGPVSDVSFCPAGGISPATACDYLRQTNVFAIGGSWIAPPELVYARDWNEIGRRAREAAGFGMQWKTAV, from the coding sequence ATGCATCCTAAAGTCTCCCCGTTGCTGTCGGGAAACAAGGTCATACCGGTTCTCGTCATCGAGAACCCCGATGATGCCCAGCCGCTAGCGCAGTGTCTGGTCGACAACGGACTGCCGGTTCTGGAGGTCACCCTGCGCAGCGATGCTGCGTTCAAGGCAATAGAAAACATTGCCACCAGAGTTGAGGGGGCCGTTATCGGTGTCGGCTCGATCCTCACCGAAATGCAGCTGAACTCCGCCCAATCCGCGGGTGGCTGGTTCGGCGATTCCCCCGGTGTGTCGGAAAGACTGATGCGGGCGCTCGAGCTCAGCGACTGGCCGTTTTTGCCCGGAGCCGGGTCGCTTTCGGAAATCATGACCCTCAGAGAGGCCGGATTCTTCGAACAGAAGCTGTTTCCGGCAGAAGTCTCGGGCGGCGTTTCGATGCTGAAGTCCATCATCGGGCCTGTCAGCGATGTCAGTTTCTGTCCGGCTGGTGGCATCAGTCCTGCCACTGCCTGTGACTATCTCCGACAAACCAATGTCTTTGCCATTGGCGGCAGCTGGATTGCGCCCCCCGAACTGGTCTATGCCCGAGACTGGAACGAAATCGGTCGCCGGGCACGCGAGGCCGCAGGCTTCGGCATGCAATGGAAGACCGCTGTCTGA